In the genome of Harmonia axyridis chromosome 4, icHarAxyr1.1, whole genome shotgun sequence, the window GAACCTATTTTGTCCAACAATTGAACCGGATATTTTTATTCTCCTAAAAACTTCTATTCAATGCAACTTTCCTGAAATCCAATCTAATTCTGCCatggatattttttttattttttcctgatCTCCTTTCGATATCTGATGAAAATATGTAATAATGTGGTTTATAAACGATAaaggttttcaaattaatatggTATTTGTACTGATTATGTTGATAGTGATGTGTTAtcagaaataatattatttatttttatcatacgTTCAAAATCAGTGCAACTTAATCCATAAAAGATGAGGTGGAAGTCAATATGCTGTTGGATGTATACAGTATAGAGGCGTATATTCAAAGAACATTGTACCTTCTTTATTCAGTACAGTATATAACAACTTAAATCTGAAAAACAAATTATGGAAGCACCATTTGAACTTAACATTATCATATTACActttattaaattaaattaatcaatagctacaatttcaaaaattctggcAGCTCTTTGTTTTCATTTGCAACCTCGAATGCTGTGTAATCCtgaaacatacaaaaatgaGATTAGGAAATTTATTGATTGTGCTTTTTTTGGGACACACTCACCCCACAGTACTCTTCCTCGTTGAAAATTTGAGGTGGAAGGGGGTAGATTGGATGTGAATTGAAACTTGTGCCTCCAAATCTGGTTGATTTAGTTTGCATGAAGAGTTTAGCTGTTTCGTCCACTGTTATGTCGATTACTTCAAATTCGATGTTTTTGGATTTGAGAGCTAGCAATATGGTTGTCTGCCTTTCTCTtatctggaaaattttcttcataaataaataatttcgatgTGAGCTGCACTGTTTGACCAAATAATTGAGATCTTACAACGTGCACTACAGTTCATTGTTTtcgatttatgaaattttgaacattttattcaaggaaaatatatagaaaattGCGTTTAGTTCCATTTTTCCTAGATATTTTGTGTGAGAAAAATTTTTGTGCCAATTCAGCAgcatttattatgaattgaactACTTCCTGAAATTTCAATTGGTTAGGGAAACCAAATATAAATAGCACAATTGCGTATACAATGTTTTTGTGATTCCCATGGAATTACTGCTGTTCCACTCATCGTGAGTAACAAATGAATGAAGTTACTCATCAATGGGTTGGCCATGacgaatttcaaaattatatcttTTATTTATTAGCTTTTATAAAGATAAAAAACATATTTCTTTACAAGCAATTCCGGTTTCTTTTTGAAGAATAACCATTTTATTGTCTAGAGTCAGCTTCAGAAATTGGTGTGATTGTATGGCCTGCTTGATCCCCTGATCTCAATACACTAAATTACTGCGTTGGGGATATCTTTATGGATAAAGCTCAGGGTGTCCAAATTCGAAAGGATCTTGAGAACTATAAgacataaagaaaaatattcaaggacCTCCGATCGCTTttctcgaaataataagatatcgaAAAGCAGATATCATCAAACTTAATTCTGTCCGGCAATATAATAAACGATAACTTCCTTTCGAAAGGTCATAGAAACTTCAAATTTGCAGGGcaggttcggatctcgaatgctgATGGTGTTAAGTTTGTTAACTAACAATTCGATTGaaagaaaatgtttcatttatttgaaaaataacgaTTTCGTACTTTacaagaaatagaaaaattcaaggAGTATATCGGAAAAAGAACTTAACCATTgcctaaaaattgaattgtttattttagGTAATTTTAGTATATCAACAACATATATGAATGTGTAAATTTCCGAAGGTTTACAAACTTTTCCTCGTACGATTCCAAAAGTTTATATTTGGAAGTGATAAACCAACAACATAAATGTTTGAGTGAATCACATTCCTAACGGTAATTGAGAAATAAAAATGTACGTTTCTTATTCTGAAATGTAAATGTGCATCTACACGTCTAATATAAATATGTAGAAACCAGCGAAGGAAAAAATTGTACAGGTTTTTATATCATCGCGCTATAAGCGGTATCCATGTCAACAGAACCGTTAAGCACCTTAATGAGAATATATTACGTTCAATTAACGGAATGATAATAGATACCAGAGAACACTGAGAATTGTTTATGCACATATCTTACCTCATTACTCCCAGAAACTTCGCTCACATATACTTTAACAACCATAATAACAACCAAAGTGTGTCCGGCACAACCACAACTATAAACCAAGTAAAATAATACTAAACACTTTGAACTGCGATGGTTATCTTATCAGCCACATATgataaacataaattgaattgacTCATACGAACTTGCGAAACATTTGGAAAGAGAAAGTAATAACATTAGAGCTGGACCGATAAGTTTGGAAGGGGCACTTTGATTAAGAGATAGGATCTTGGATTTCTTCCTACTTTTCGTTTTGGATGTTGTTCCGCTTCACCTACGTAGTTCGTAACTGTCTTCTGGTTCAGTGGAAAGTGTTCACTGTTGACTCTAGGTCGCTGGTAATGGTTCATTCAACATTCACCTGAATAAAGTAGGAGTGATATTACACGTATCGACAGACATTGTGGTGCCTGCTGCTTTCGAACTTTGATTAAGTCATTAACTTCAGTGAATTTTTGCcatgatgaatttgaaaaatatatcccTGATTCATTGACTTtcgtaaaaatgaaatatcacaCTTCTAAAAGCATTTCCGATTTGTTTTTGACAAATAATGAGCATTTTAACGGCATAAATGAAGATTTAGCTTCAGGAATTGATGTCGTTGGTATGGCCTACTTGATCCCCTGATCTCAATCCACTTGATTACTGCGTTTTGCGATATCTTTATGGATGAAGTACAGGTTGTTCCAAAATTGGTGCTCACTGAAAGGATCTTGGGAACTATAAGACTTGAaggaaaaattttccaaggacTCCGATATCTTTTTTCGAATACTCTTTTATATGACTTCATTACAATTAGGTATACAGTGGgcacaaaattaattaaatctcgaaatgaagtagaaatatttattgtatacaaggtgtcccatcaaaaaaattgaagacgAAAAACTCAATttcctgaaaaatcgaaatgcttttcgacaaatctgcggctaaaaaactgcgttgaaaaaaattgtgtgtcCCATTCAAGAAACACCAACTCCCCTCTATTGAAAAGGGGAattggtgtttcttaaatgggacaaGAAACACCAACTCCCCTCTTTTGAAGAGGGGAattggtgtttcttaaatgggacacaCAATTTTGATTTAAGAAACACCTACCCTGTATAATGGAGGGGAGTTtgtgtttcttaaatgggatACACATTTTTaatttaagaaacaccaactcCCCTTTATAATAAAGGGAAATTGATGTTTCTGAAATGTGACACACAATTTTAATTTAAGAAACACCTACTCCCCTGTATAATGAAGGGgagttggtgtttcttaaatgggacacaCATTTTTaatttaagaaacaccaactcCCCTCTATAATAAAGGGAAATTGatgtttcttaaatgggacacaCAATTTTAATTTAAGAAACACCTACTCCCCTGTATAATAAATGGGACACACATTTTTtatttaagaaacaccaataCCCCTCTATAATAGAGGGtagttggtgttttttaaataggacacaatttttttttcaacgcagttttgtCGAAAAGCATTTCGTTATCAGTTTTTCAGGAAATTGAGTTTTTCGGCTTCATTTTTTTGATAGGACACCTCatatacaataaatatttttcctttttttcgaaGATTCAATTAATTTTGTGCCCACTGTATAATTGTAATTAAGTCAAATGAAGggaatattcgaaaaaagagatcaggggttcttggaacaatttttttctatgagtCTTATTTCACAAGTATGttatcatttataatttttggtttaCCTATAGTTAATCATTGTCAAATGATATCCTCAGAGCatctgaaaatattcgataCCAAATTAGGTAtaaaaatatcagatttcagAAGAGTATTTCATTAACTTtcgattttaaatgagtaataataataaataatagatgTATGTTGAATACATAACAgtttcaatgttcatttccataaGTGAACTTGCAGCTGTGTTCATACCTAAATTTCCCGTTACGGGCCTGGTCATTGCTTATTTTTAATTCCATTGCCAGTATGTATTCATACCGATATTGTTTTCAGGGGCCTTTTTATAACCAGTATTGTTTTATTACGAGCTTATTTAATGCTATAAATTAATCCATTTACTCTATATACAAGTACATACAGGCTGTAGATTTGACTTATTGAATTATTGTAGGTGTGGCCTGTGATTCCAAGCagattatatattattttgaatcattCCAGGTTCCTAAACTAATTTTATATCAGAAACAATGGTTGTCAAAGTTTATATAAGTGGAATATCTGGTAATAAGGAGGTGGGTTTATATTTATAAGAATAAAATTGCCAATCTTTGCTTCGTggaatgaaatttttaatttaattgatGCTTTTAAGGTTAAGAAGAGACAACAGAGGGTTCTACTGATTcttgattccaaaaatataaaatatgatgTCGTTGATATCGCTGAACCAGGCAGTGAAGAACAAAAGGATTTCATGCAAAACAATTCGACTTCTCTTGGAGCAACCATTGGTGATCCTAACCCCAGACATCCACTACCtccacaaattttcaacgatgATATTTACTGCGGGGTGAGccttcaaaatcaatttaaacCATACATATCTcacatgaaaataataattcaactaCTTGTTAACTCCCCATATAGAATTATTAATCGATAATTATAAAGCATGGCTTCTACTTATGTTTTCGGAGCATTAATTTCTATATTGCTTTTACTTGAATATCCACCTGAAATTCAAATGTTTGCAGTTTTCTAATACACAGTAATTTTTTTAAGGATTATGATCAATTCGACATGGCCAATGAAATAGACGAAATGGATAAATTCTTGAAATTGGAGACCTCAGGAGATAACAGTAAACCCGAAACTGAACACAAAATGGAAAATGGCAAtgcagaaatttcatcaaataaagAGAAACCTGAAGAAAATGtggaaataacagaaaatgaagTGCCAAATGGTGAGAGTGAAATAGCTCAAGAAGAACATCAAGATAATGAAACTGCTCAGGAAAGTTGAATTAAAATCAACTAACCCAATTGAAAAAGTGTTCTCTTAATTTCTTCttttgaaaacttatttttttttttgagattcatCATGACTGCACTGATCTTTATATTCCGCTATATTTTTATCTTTTCTTTGCCATACTGCAAGACttatattttttgattgtaTATATCAGTGAGAGTATTTATGTTATTATGTTTGAATTTTGAGGGTTGAGGTGAAGAAACTGCTTGGCTTTAAGAGATTGTAATTCTTAATATTAAAAAAGTTACTAGTTATGttaatttatattcattttccttgtaaatattcaatatagttATTTCACAAAGTTATCGTTTTATTTCCTCATCCATTCTGTGAGACAAAAAACTAAGCATTTGTGTAGATTTCCTGAAATAGCGCTTATTGTAGGAggcaattcattcaaaatatggaACGTACATCAAGAAGTGTCATTTAAACGTCACAAGTACATAAATGTTAGGTTATGATGTTAACCCCtccaattaattatttataaataattggTGATTCATATATATAAATTACTTTCCAGTATTGTAAAAATCTTTTGATAATCGAAAATCCTCGATAATGTTTTCTAGTGGACCTAATTACACAAAGTTAAAGACGAACTTACGTCTTGCAATGGCAAGATTGAAATTACTTGAGAAAAAGAAAGCTGAACTTGCGGAAAAGTCCAGAAGAGAAATCGCTGCTTTCATTAAGGATGGTAAAATAGAAAGGGCGAAAATAAGGGTAGAATATATAATTAGGTTAGTTGGACATTATTTAAAATTGAACATATAAAATGACATCTCTACGTTATTATAGGGAAGACTATCTTGTGGAGGCAATGGAAATAGTAGAAATGTATTGTGATCTATTGTTAGCTAGATTTGGACTTATAACTAATATGAAGGATTTGGATGATGGTATTTCTGAAGCAGTATCCAGTTTAATATGGGTCGCTCCAAGGTTACAATCTGATTGTAACGTGAGTTCATTTTCTAGCCCTAGTTTTGAATGGCTACGACTCTACTCTGTTTCTCTGTTTTCAGGAATTGAAAGTTATATCAGATTTATTCACTGCTAAATATGGTATAAATTATGCAGATGGATGCAGGGCTGAATCAATACAAACAGTCAACGATCGTTTGAAACATAAATTGGCAATTCATAGCCCACCGAAGTTATTAgttgaaaaatatatgattgaaattgCGAAGAGTTTTAACATTCCTTATGAGCCAGATCCACAAATTATGGAAATGGATAAGGGTAGGTAGTAAATCATATAAATAGttcgaaattatttattcaagaaaAGTACTGAGTGTTGCATCATTTTTTGTTTCAGCTAAGGATGCCATGCTTATTGATCTTTCTGATAAGAATAACTTGGGTGGAGGTGGAATGCCCCATCCTCCAGGTTTCTTGGGCTACCCTCAACCTCCAGCTTTTCCTGATTTTCCAGCAGTACCATTTGAATACCCTGTGAGTTCATAACTTTTCTGTATCAAATTTTTATGACGATATCAATTTTTATTAGGGTGCTAAAGCTCCTTCAGAGGGGCCCCCAACAGCGCCACCTCCAGCATTTTCATATAATATTCCTCCATCTGATGAGAATAAGGAATTTAATACAGATTTTATGGTGAGTAGATTTTCCGCATGTGAATTGGGGATTTAGATTTTAAATCTCAAGTGGTGGTTTGTAGGATTAGAGGATAATATCTCGACTTCAATTGTCAAATAGgccattgataaaaaaaaatataattcgatTAGGGAACGGGTTGTTTATGTGCTCAAACACTGGAAGCAAAGTTTAGTTTATTCGAAAAATAACGCTGCTATGAATATCGATATGTAAATTATGAATCTTTAAAATAGTATTTGACTTTTTTTTGTAAGCATGCATTAATTTTCCTGCTAACTTTTTTAACTTCAATTTTAATTAGTGCAATTAATGCATGCTTGATTTACTCTTTCTCGCTAttaattttggtttattgtttgCTTTTAGGATAGCTTACCTTCTTACAACAATTTGTTTCCTGGCATGAGTAAGGTAACAGTTcacattttaacatttttattatctaAATTTTCATTCGCTTTGTGTGATTTATAGTTGTATTTTAATTGAGgttcaatttttcatcaaaatatatataaaagagAAGGTATAATTGAAATTCCACAATTTACAACAAATGTGTGAATAGCTCTTACTACACTAAAAAAGGAATGGAACTTTTTTTATGGAtatacatatcgatatttatacGCTTTTTAAAAGAATCCAGTCCTACAATATTTTGTTCAGTGTAGTTGTCTGGCTAAATACGCATTTTTATTCCATAAACTTACCTagaatataatttattcattaattgatTTTCGATTTTCTTTGAAGTTTCTAGAGGAATTATCTACAATTTATTCGCGTCAATccctcaatttttcatttttatgtaaaGTTTTTCTTCAGGTGTGATTATTAGATATATACATTTCTGAATTTAATTCtgccattgaaaaaattttatgacTACATTATTTATCCCAATCTACTGCAGTAGGTACAGTAAAAAAAgttgctaattttgaatgcaatttcaATCAGTGGAGGATAATTTGTGATGTTTTGGTGTTACCTTTCTACGGcttattcaacattttttaatgaGCCATTGCGATGTctgaaatttattaattttaggCAGAGGACAACGCGAGTAATGGCAACTTGTCCAATAATTTGGAGGTAATGTGAATTTAAGATTGCAATGAATGTCAAAGCTTCCATGTAATGGCTAACATTAGTTTTTTCTTGGGATTCTGTAAACTAACAACATCGTAGCtggttcaaatcaaaatctttaTTTGCACCTGCTTTAACAAAAGTTTATTGGGAATATTCTCGATAACTATCTACTTGCAGATTTAGTTTGGCTGCTCCTGACATtgctttttttcgattttgaagtaaaatttcatgaataataaaaacacatacatattatgattattatattCGGAACCCATTGTCTGTAAAAAAATGTGGGCAAAGGCGCCAAGCTATATCTTAACAAATTTtgcgaatttaaaaaaatattataataaataattcgaGGTTTTCAATTCCAAAACCCAATCTTCAAAACTATACAAATTATTGCGAAACTATTCCCAGAACAGTCAAAAATTGTCATGGTTAAGTATATTCTTCCTTATTACttgaaataaagaatttatttttttttcatttaatagaATTCTATCATTTTAGTTGATCCCAAAATAATTTATCAAGGCTAACCTAACCTAAAGAAAATTGTGACATTAATTTGACAACTGAAACTTCACTAGATAAGAACTCATAACCTCTTCTACATCTGCTATGTAAGGCTCGAAGTAGGGCTACCTTAATAATCTAGCTAAAATTAACTTTAATGCTTTCCTACTTTTTTTCACAGAACGTCAATGAAACGCCTAAACCACTGCCTAGAACGAAACTTGATGATCAGAAGAATTTCGACATGCCGGAGTTGCCTTCAGTTCCGTCTGATTCCAGTAAAACAGATGATATTGATTTTGACGACTTGAACAGAAGATTCGAAGCACtgaagaaaaaatgaagaaggcaTTTTATTCAGCTTTTATTGAAgagaattattaaaaatatttaattatttgcTTCCAGACTATCAATGCAGTTCATCCTATATGTATATGAagtatatattataatattatatgaaatttataaCTTAATCTAAGAATTAAGACAGTATAATAGGTAGTTGAACACTAAagaaagattttgtttaatattttttgtaattatgAAAGAAATAGTAAAGGTATCAAGTGTATCGAATATTAAGTAGTTATTTTTCTATTAATAAAATTGTTGTTTTCACTTAActgtttttattaatttttttcaagaatgtaGATGAATATCAGTGAAAATCTCAAACTGTATAATTGACAGTTACGTATCTTTATGAAcgtgataaataatttaaaaaaaaattcttcaaaattctaAAGTTATAACTTTATTGATAAACTTAGGAAATGTAAAAAATTCATTGAGTGACAATGGATAAATATACTGAA includes:
- the LOC123679055 gene encoding SH3 domain-binding glutamic acid-rich protein homolog; this encodes MVVKVYVSEVSGSNEIRERQTTILLALKSKNIEFEVIDITVDETAKLFMQTKSTRFGGTSFNSHPIYPLPPQIFNEEEYCGDYTAFEVANENKELPEFLKL
- the LOC123679054 gene encoding SH3 domain-binding glutamic acid-rich protein homolog yields the protein MVVKVYISGISGNKEVKKRQQRVLLILDSKNIKYDVVDIAEPGSEEQKDFMQNNSTSLGATIGDPNPRHPLPPQIFNDDIYCGDYDQFDMANEIDEMDKFLKLETSGDNSKPETEHKMENGNAEISSNKEKPEENVEITENEVPNGESEIAQEEHQDNETAQES
- the LOC123677818 gene encoding IST1 homolog isoform X4 — its product is MFSSGPNYTKLKTNLRLAMARLKLLEKKKAELAEKSRREIAAFIKDGKIERAKIRVEYIIREDYLVEAMEIVEMYCDLLLARFGLITNMKDLDDGISEAVSSLIWVAPRLQSDCNELKVISDLFTAKYGINYADGCRAESIQTVNDRLKHKLAIHSPPKLLVEKYMIEIAKSFNIPYEPDPQIMEMDKAKDAMLIDLSDKNNLGGGGMPHPPGFLGYPQPPAFPDFPAVPFEYPGAKAPSEGPPTAPPPAFSYNIPPSDENKEFNTDFMNVNETPKPLPRTKLDDQKNFDMPELPSVPSDSSKTDDIDFDDLNRRFEALKKK
- the LOC123677818 gene encoding IST1 homolog isoform X1 gives rise to the protein MFSSGPNYTKLKTNLRLAMARLKLLEKKKAELAEKSRREIAAFIKDGKIERAKIRVEYIIREDYLVEAMEIVEMYCDLLLARFGLITNMKDLDDGISEAVSSLIWVAPRLQSDCNELKVISDLFTAKYGINYADGCRAESIQTVNDRLKHKLAIHSPPKLLVEKYMIEIAKSFNIPYEPDPQIMEMDKAKDAMLIDLSDKNNLGGGGMPHPPGFLGYPQPPAFPDFPAVPFEYPGAKAPSEGPPTAPPPAFSYNIPPSDENKEFNTDFMDSLPSYNNLFPGMSKAEDNASNGNLSNNLENVNETPKPLPRTKLDDQKNFDMPELPSVPSDSSKTDDIDFDDLNRRFEALKKK
- the LOC123677818 gene encoding IST1 homolog isoform X3 produces the protein MFSSGPNYTKLKTNLRLAMARLKLLEKKKAELAEKSRREIAAFIKDGKIERAKIRVEYIIREDYLVEAMEIVEMYCDLLLARFGLITNMKDLDDGISEAVSSLIWVAPRLQSDCNELKVISDLFTAKYGINYADGCRAESIQTVNDRLKHKLAIHSPPKLLVEKYMIEIAKSFNIPYEPDPQIMEMDKAKDAMLIDLSDKNNLGGGGMPHPPGFLGYPQPPAFPDFPAVPFEYPGAKAPSEGPPTAPPPAFSYNIPPSDENKEFNTDFMDSLPSYNNLFPGMSKNVNETPKPLPRTKLDDQKNFDMPELPSVPSDSSKTDDIDFDDLNRRFEALKKK
- the LOC123677818 gene encoding IST1 homolog isoform X2, whose translation is MFSSGPNYTKLKTNLRLAMARLKLLEKKKAELAEKSRREIAAFIKDGKIERAKIRVEYIIREDYLVEAMEIVEMYCDLLLARFGLITNMKDLDDGISEAVSSLIWVAPRLQSDCNELKVISDLFTAKYGINYADGCRAESIQTVNDRLKHKLAIHSPPKLLVEKYMIEIAKSFNIPYEPDPQIMEMDKAKDAMLIDLSDKNNLGGGGMPHPPGFLGYPQPPAFPDFPAVPFEYPGAKAPSEGPPTAPPPAFSYNIPPSDENKEFNTDFMAEDNASNGNLSNNLENVNETPKPLPRTKLDDQKNFDMPELPSVPSDSSKTDDIDFDDLNRRFEALKKK